In a genomic window of Thermus albus:
- the narI gene encoding respiratory nitrate reductase subunit gamma yields MNWNALLFGIFPYIALTLAVVVTAYRMAYRPFSVSAQSSQLLEQRRLFYGSIAMHWGLVLVLLGHLLALLIPKGLLLWNAVPLRLYLLEITGLGLGLWALVGTWVLLTRRLSVARVRAASTPMDYAVLVVVLISALTGVLTALLYRYGSYWFPAVMTPYLWSILTLKPRPELIADLPFWTQLHVFNFWVFLAVFPFSRLVHIITIPLGYVLRPWQIVIWVRKLAG; encoded by the coding sequence ATGAACTGGAACGCGCTTCTCTTCGGCATCTTCCCCTACATCGCCCTCACCTTGGCGGTGGTGGTGACCGCTTACCGCATGGCCTATAGGCCCTTTTCCGTTTCCGCCCAGTCCAGCCAGCTCCTGGAGCAGAGGCGCCTCTTCTACGGCTCCATCGCCATGCACTGGGGACTGGTCCTGGTGCTCCTTGGCCACTTGCTGGCGCTCCTCATCCCCAAGGGGCTTCTCCTCTGGAACGCGGTGCCCTTAAGGCTCTACCTTCTGGAGATCACCGGGCTTGGCCTAGGGCTTTGGGCCTTGGTGGGGACCTGGGTGCTCCTCACCCGGAGGCTTTCCGTGGCCCGGGTACGGGCGGCTTCCACCCCCATGGATTACGCGGTGTTGGTGGTGGTCCTCATCTCGGCGCTTACCGGGGTCCTTACCGCCCTTCTTTACCGCTATGGCAGCTACTGGTTCCCCGCGGTCATGACCCCTTACCTCTGGTCCATCCTTACCCTGAAGCCAAGGCCGGAACTCATCGCTGATCTCCCCTTCTGGACCCAGCTTCACGTCTTCAACTTCTGGGTCTTCCTGGCGGTCTTCCCCTTCTCCCGGTTGGTGCACATCATCACCATTCCCTTGGGGTACGTCCTCAGGCCCTGGCAGATCGTCATCTGGGTGCGCAAGCTGGCGGGGTGA
- a CDS encoding MFS transporter, translating into MVHDPIQLEKERPDRLRVLWFSTIGFTLMFAVWLMFGVLGVPIRKEFGLTDVQLSWLSAVAILNGSLWRLLAGILTDRYGGRLVFTLMLFFTAIPAYLVSRAGSYEELLLYAFLVGFAGNSFSVGIAWNSAWFPKDQQGFALGLFGAGNVGASVTKFIGPSLIVSIPPAGYLGGLIPGGWRFIPFLYAVLLVLMGLLMWFGTPGQDKRPGQGRPFLEMLMPLKHIRVWRFSLYYVVVFGAYVALSAWLPKYYVDVFGLPLHEAALLTALFIFPASLLRPFGGYLSDRFGARRVMYWTFGIILLASGILMMPEGHIVLYTKQGTKEVMQFTMNVWLFTALVFLIGVGMGVGKAAVYKHIPTYFPKDVGAVGGLVGMLGALGGFFLPPLFAYAQAWTGLPQMTFFVLFLLAGISFLWMHLTVLQLLQQEAKQLKNEFELKGDRPC; encoded by the coding sequence ATGGTCCATGATCCCATCCAACTGGAAAAAGAGCGTCCAGACCGGCTCCGGGTCCTCTGGTTTTCCACAATCGGCTTCACCCTGATGTTCGCGGTCTGGCTGATGTTTGGGGTGTTGGGGGTGCCCATCCGCAAGGAGTTTGGTCTTACCGATGTCCAGCTTTCCTGGCTTTCGGCCGTGGCCATCCTGAATGGCTCCCTGTGGCGGCTTCTCGCCGGCATCCTCACCGACCGCTACGGGGGGCGGCTGGTTTTCACCCTCATGCTCTTCTTCACCGCCATCCCCGCCTACCTGGTCTCCCGGGCGGGAAGCTACGAGGAGCTTCTCCTCTACGCCTTCCTGGTGGGCTTTGCTGGAAACTCCTTTAGCGTGGGCATCGCCTGGAACTCCGCCTGGTTCCCCAAGGACCAGCAGGGCTTCGCCTTGGGCCTCTTCGGGGCGGGGAACGTGGGGGCCAGCGTCACCAAGTTCATCGGCCCGTCCCTCATCGTGAGCATTCCCCCAGCGGGGTACCTGGGGGGGCTCATCCCCGGGGGCTGGCGCTTCATCCCCTTCCTCTATGCGGTGCTTTTAGTGCTGATGGGCCTCCTCATGTGGTTTGGTACCCCCGGGCAGGACAAGCGCCCGGGCCAAGGGCGGCCTTTCCTGGAGATGCTGATGCCCCTTAAGCACATCCGGGTGTGGCGCTTCAGCCTGTACTACGTGGTGGTCTTCGGGGCCTACGTGGCCTTGAGCGCCTGGCTTCCCAAGTACTACGTGGATGTCTTCGGCCTGCCCCTTCATGAAGCCGCCCTCCTCACCGCCCTTTTCATCTTCCCCGCAAGCCTTTTGAGGCCCTTTGGGGGCTACCTTTCCGACCGCTTTGGGGCTCGGCGGGTCATGTACTGGACCTTCGGCATTATCCTCCTGGCCTCCGGGATCCTCATGATGCCCGAGGGGCATATCGTCCTTTACACCAAGCAGGGGACCAAGGAGGTCATGCAGTTCACCATGAACGTCTGGCTCTTCACCGCTTTGGTCTTCCTGATCGGCGTGGGGATGGGGGTCGGCAAGGCCGCGGTCTACAAGCACATCCCCACCTACTTCCCCAAGGACGTGGGGGCGGTGGGGGGGTTGGTGGGGATGCTGGGGGCCTTAGGCGGGTTCTTCTTGCCCCCTCTCTTTGCCTACGCCCAGGCCTGGACCGGCCTGCCCCAGATGACCTTCTTCGTCCTTTTCCTCCTAGCGGGCATCAGTTTCCTCTGGATGCACCTTACCGTGTTGCAGCTCCTGCAGCAGGAGGCCAAGCAGCTGAAGAACGAGTTCGAACTGAAAGGAGATCGCCCATGCTAA
- a CDS encoding MFS transporter, producing MLKVYKGTWIREWNPEDPKRWDPGLAWRTLWITTFNLTLAFITWFAVSALVVRLPKVGFELSTTQLFWLTAMPGLAGGTLRIVWTFLPPILGTRHLVTFSTLLLLIPLLGWGFAVQNPETPYWVLLLLAFLAGIGGGNFSGFMPSTSYFFPKRLQGTALGLQAGIGNFGVSVVQFVTPWVIGFALFGSLLGGPQTFTPKPGVSQPIWLQNATFLWVPLVLVGAWLAWVYLRSVPVRANFREQFDIFRDKHTWIMTSLYIMTFGSFSGFSAIFPLLIREVYGKFDGAPDPLRYAFLGPLVGSLARVVAGPVSDRFGGAIVTQVSAIGLFFSALLVTLFAHPTSLEQFAFFVLAMLLVFFFSGVGNASTFKQMPMIFPPRQAGGVIGWTAAIAAYGPFLFSTLAAYTQRVTGGFTAFFYGLMVFYALNLFLNWYYYARKGAEKPC from the coding sequence ATGCTAAAGGTTTACAAGGGGACTTGGATTCGTGAGTGGAACCCGGAAGACCCTAAGCGCTGGGACCCCGGCTTGGCCTGGCGTACCCTTTGGATCACCACCTTCAACCTCACCCTGGCCTTCATCACCTGGTTTGCGGTGAGCGCCCTGGTGGTCCGCCTGCCCAAGGTGGGGTTTGAGCTTTCCACCACCCAGCTCTTCTGGCTTACGGCCATGCCGGGGCTTGCAGGGGGTACCTTGCGCATCGTCTGGACCTTTTTGCCCCCCATCCTGGGCACCCGGCACCTGGTGACCTTCTCCACCCTCCTCCTCCTCATCCCCCTCTTGGGCTGGGGCTTCGCCGTACAAAACCCCGAAACCCCCTACTGGGTCCTTCTGCTCCTGGCCTTTTTGGCGGGGATCGGCGGGGGGAACTTTTCCGGCTTCATGCCCTCCACCAGCTACTTCTTTCCCAAGCGCCTCCAGGGGACAGCCCTGGGGTTGCAGGCAGGGATCGGCAACTTTGGCGTGTCCGTGGTCCAGTTCGTAACCCCCTGGGTTATCGGCTTTGCCCTTTTTGGTTCTCTTCTCGGGGGGCCTCAGACCTTCACCCCTAAGCCCGGGGTGTCCCAACCCATCTGGCTTCAGAATGCCACTTTCCTCTGGGTGCCCTTGGTCTTGGTGGGGGCTTGGCTGGCCTGGGTGTACTTGCGGAGCGTTCCCGTCCGAGCCAACTTCCGGGAGCAATTTGATATTTTCCGCGACAAGCACACCTGGATCATGACCAGCCTCTACATCATGACCTTCGGCTCCTTCTCGGGGTTTTCCGCCATCTTCCCCCTTCTGATCCGGGAGGTTTACGGGAAGTTTGACGGGGCTCCGGACCCCTTGAGGTATGCGTTCCTGGGGCCTTTGGTGGGTTCCTTGGCCCGGGTAGTCGCTGGGCCCGTTTCCGACCGCTTTGGCGGGGCCATCGTCACCCAGGTTTCGGCCATTGGCCTCTTCTTTTCCGCCCTCCTGGTGACCCTTTTCGCCCACCCCACGTCTTTGGAACAGTTTGCCTTCTTTGTCCTGGCCATGCTCCTGGTTTTCTTCTTCAGCGGGGTGGGGAACGCCAGCACCTTTAAGCAGATGCCCATGATCTTCCCGCCCAGGCAGGCAGGAGGGGTCATCGGTTGGACCGCGGCCATAGCCGCCTATGGCCCTTTCCTCTTCTCCACCCTGGCCGCTTATACGCAGAGGGTCACCGGAGGCTTCACCGCCTTCTTCTATGGCCTCATGGTCTTCTACGCCCTGAATCTTTTCCTGAACTGGTACTACTACGCCCGGAAAGGGGCGGAGAAGCCTTGCTAA
- a CDS encoding DUF2249 domain-containing protein, translating into MELDVRTLPPRERHPRIFALFDSLKPGEGFVLVNDHDPKPLYYQLMAERPGQVDWAYLEEGPEVWRVRIGKR; encoded by the coding sequence ATGGAGCTGGATGTGCGCACCCTACCCCCGCGGGAACGGCACCCCAGGATCTTTGCCCTTTTTGACAGCCTAAAGCCTGGGGAGGGCTTTGTCCTGGTCAACGACCACGACCCAAAGCCCCTCTATTACCAGCTCATGGCGGAGAGGCCAGGGCAGGTGGACTGGGCTTACCTGGAGGAGGGCCCTGAGGTATGGCGGGTGAGGATCGGCAAGAGGTAG
- a CDS encoding DUF2249 domain-containing protein, whose translation MAGEDRQEVVRPDMKVAEVLRRWPELLPVLVEASPAFQKLRNPILRRTMPSLVTVAQAARIGGLKPEELVAWLNRALGVEATPEVLEAKDVESLLGTPPPSWVSAPVGFRLDVRPILEQGGEPFQAIMAAAKEVKPGERLVLEVLFEPIPLYRALGKQGFLAWCERLGERHYRAHFYRVKVEGGQKTSAGLVPLSEADWDNYQAEVSIEENLEPPLPMMRVLEALAQLKPGEKLLVHHVRRPVHLLARLEEEGHAYLLKDLGPGQVKILIRKGG comes from the coding sequence ATGGCGGGTGAGGATCGGCAAGAGGTAGTTCGGCCCGATATGAAAGTGGCCGAGGTCTTGAGGCGCTGGCCAGAGCTCCTTCCGGTCCTGGTGGAGGCAAGCCCGGCCTTCCAAAAGCTCAGGAATCCCATCCTGCGCAGGACCATGCCCAGCCTGGTTACCGTGGCCCAGGCGGCCAGGATAGGGGGCCTAAAGCCGGAAGAGCTGGTGGCCTGGCTGAACCGGGCCCTAGGGGTGGAGGCCACGCCAGAGGTGCTGGAGGCCAAGGATGTGGAAAGCCTCCTTGGCACCCCACCTCCTTCCTGGGTTTCCGCTCCCGTGGGATTTCGGTTGGATGTGCGGCCCATCCTGGAACAGGGTGGGGAGCCCTTCCAGGCCATCATGGCCGCGGCCAAGGAGGTGAAGCCCGGGGAGAGGCTCGTGCTGGAGGTGCTCTTTGAGCCCATCCCCCTTTACAGGGCCTTGGGAAAACAAGGCTTCTTAGCCTGGTGCGAACGGCTTGGGGAGAGGCACTACCGGGCGCACTTTTACCGGGTGAAGGTGGAAGGGGGCCAGAAGACCTCCGCTGGTCTAGTTCCACTCAGCGAGGCGGATTGGGATAACTATCAGGCGGAGGTCTCCATTGAGGAGAACCTCGAGCCCCCCTTGCCCATGATGCGGGTGCTGGAGGCCCTCGCCCAGCTAAAGCCCGGGGAGAAGCTTCTGGTCCACCACGTGCGTAGGCCCGTGCACCTCCTGGCCCGCCTCGAGGAGGAGGGGCACGCCTATCTGCTCAAGGACCTGGGCCCGGGGCAGGTGAAGATCTTGATCCGGAAAGGAGGGTAG
- a CDS encoding protoglobin domain-containing protein, producing MKPGVTFSEATEVLILDLPPLPEEVLAELLAFGGLGEAEKRGMRLDAERLLEGAAPFVAGVYDHLSRHPGTARALGWEGRVKEEELYLRRAFFSAWLSRTIGVDTSVEFAREVYRAGLWHGGLGPKGAFIPPEYVGLSFAQVGQYLAERVRDVRPWLVYLSAQEEVMRKGFDAAMALKEGQVTVTFQALGLAHPALPKPVSLRAGDVEEALRKVFTISPALRDLALEALLAEEEVGLWLEPKTLWRLRPRWAVLLNGRDVRYLQGLATPLKEGDRLTLLPPGR from the coding sequence ATGAAGCCGGGGGTTACCTTTTCCGAGGCCACGGAGGTCCTCATCCTGGACCTGCCGCCCCTGCCCGAGGAGGTTCTGGCCGAGCTGCTGGCCTTTGGCGGGCTGGGGGAGGCGGAGAAGAGGGGCATGCGCCTGGATGCGGAGAGGCTTCTTGAAGGTGCGGCACCTTTCGTGGCTGGGGTCTATGACCACCTAAGCCGCCACCCGGGCACCGCCCGGGCCCTGGGCTGGGAGGGAAGGGTTAAGGAGGAGGAGCTTTACCTGAGGCGGGCCTTTTTCTCCGCTTGGCTTTCCCGCACCATCGGGGTGGACACCTCGGTGGAGTTCGCCCGGGAGGTGTACCGGGCGGGGCTTTGGCATGGGGGCCTGGGTCCCAAAGGGGCCTTCATCCCCCCGGAGTACGTGGGCCTTTCCTTTGCCCAGGTGGGGCAGTATCTGGCGGAAAGGGTGCGGGATGTGCGTCCCTGGCTCGTTTACCTTTCCGCCCAGGAGGAGGTGATGCGCAAAGGGTTTGACGCCGCCATGGCCCTAAAGGAAGGGCAAGTGACCGTAACTTTCCAGGCCTTGGGCCTGGCCCACCCCGCCTTACCCAAGCCCGTTTCCTTGCGGGCGGGGGATGTGGAGGAGGCGCTACGCAAGGTGTTCACCATTAGCCCTGCCCTAAGGGACCTGGCCCTGGAAGCCCTTCTGGCCGAGGAGGAGGTGGGGCTTTGGCTTGAGCCCAAGACCCTTTGGCGGCTTAGGCCCCGCTGGGCGGTGCTCTTAAACGGCCGGGATGTGCGCTACCTTCAGGGTCTGGCTACGCCTTTGAAGGAGGGGGATCGCCTTACCCTTCTCCCTCCGGGCCGCTGA
- a CDS encoding metal-sulfur cluster assembly factor gives MSPLEEQAWNLLRSVYDPELGLDVVNLGLIYELQVEPPRAYVRMTLTTPGCPLHDSMGDAVRQALSRLPGVEEVEVEVTFEPPWTPDRLSEEAKRLLGWL, from the coding sequence ATGAGCCCGTTGGAAGAGCAGGCGTGGAACCTTTTGCGTTCGGTCTACGACCCGGAGCTGGGCTTGGATGTGGTGAACCTGGGGCTTATCTACGAGCTTCAAGTGGAGCCGCCCAGGGCCTACGTGCGCATGACCCTGACCACCCCAGGCTGCCCCCTGCACGACAGCATGGGGGATGCGGTACGCCAGGCCCTTAGCCGGCTCCCCGGGGTGGAGGAGGTGGAGGTGGAGGTCACCTTTGAGCCGCCCTGGACCCCGGACCGGCTTTCCGAGGAGGCCAAGAGGCTTTTGGGCTGGCTTTAG
- a CDS encoding EAL domain-containing protein has translation MNGTFGLGLSQALLPLLRRGVRGLAEALEQVGQTLRAHRAYLFRLEERQGTWYTSQLAEWAGPGTTPQLQNPELQNLPMRKAGYGRWLDLFLEDRAVAGPVASFPGEEQPLLEAQDIQSLLVVPIWVEGRLWGFLGVDDCQEERDFTAEEEAFLRAVAEVLARILELWERERWLETLLESSPFYLARLDKEGRLLYANPALQRAFPQGPALPVAEALKAPNQPHAHLSQDGRVVEWTLLAVPGPGKEVLEVLALGVDVTERKEAEIREARWSVFRKNLLRVYETLMAEGLSESIFGLILEAALETLPTAQAGSVTVLKEDGCYHFVAAKGYNLDALRQVCLRPEEPLSLTGHREAQVFTWKDLKRFNARLDGKRRKIMEEAGRVDEIQAILSVPVYLGGERKAFLYLDNFEREDAFSPLDLELAQAFASQLGLFLRRLELEDRIQHLAYHDPLTGLPNRLFFLEKLAQSLRKEARHLAILYLDLDGLKLVNDLEGHSAGDEVLRVMAARFRAALRPRDLVARQGGDEFLVLVTGIREGREALAIAERLLEVARLPCPVGERVYHLSTSIGIALGEEGLSPGELLARADIALYRAKGEGKDRLAFFEPHWQEALRRENHLLEALREDLERGEGLWLVYQPIVDLSTGETVALEALLRWRQAPPSELIPLAERHRLMPELGRWVLHQACREQALHGLTVHVNVSPQELMNPSYPFQVAEILEETACPPSRLVLEITESSLIPDERGRDANRALQALRNLGVGIFLDDFGSGYSSLERLAELPVNGLKLGQAFTQRLGNPPDPQSPTARLVAAVLALAKALGLQVVAEGIENDAVLAYLRGLGFPLGQGYLLGQPRRI, from the coding sequence ATGAACGGGACTTTTGGCCTAGGCCTATCCCAAGCGCTCCTTCCCCTGTTGCGCCGGGGGGTTAGGGGGTTGGCCGAGGCCCTAGAGCAGGTGGGCCAAACCCTGAGGGCGCACCGGGCCTACCTCTTTCGCCTGGAAGAGCGCCAGGGCACCTGGTATACCAGCCAGCTCGCGGAGTGGGCAGGGCCGGGTACCACCCCCCAGCTGCAAAACCCTGAGCTCCAGAACCTCCCCATGCGGAAAGCGGGCTACGGCCGCTGGCTGGACCTTTTCCTGGAAGACCGGGCCGTGGCGGGGCCTGTGGCCTCCTTCCCCGGAGAGGAGCAGCCCCTCCTCGAGGCCCAGGACATCCAAAGCCTCCTGGTGGTGCCCATCTGGGTGGAGGGAAGGCTTTGGGGGTTTTTGGGGGTGGACGACTGCCAGGAGGAAAGGGACTTCACCGCGGAAGAGGAAGCTTTCCTGCGCGCGGTGGCCGAGGTCCTGGCCCGCATCCTGGAGCTTTGGGAAAGGGAGCGCTGGCTGGAGACCCTGCTGGAATCCTCGCCGTTTTACCTGGCCCGCCTGGACAAGGAGGGCCGCCTCCTCTACGCCAACCCTGCCTTGCAAAGGGCCTTTCCCCAAGGGCCCGCCCTCCCCGTAGCCGAGGCCCTAAAGGCCCCGAACCAACCCCACGCCCACCTTTCCCAGGATGGCCGGGTGGTGGAGTGGACCCTGCTGGCGGTACCGGGGCCGGGGAAAGAGGTGCTGGAGGTCCTAGCCCTGGGGGTGGACGTGACGGAGCGGAAGGAAGCGGAAATCCGGGAGGCCCGCTGGAGCGTGTTCCGCAAAAACCTCCTGCGGGTCTACGAAACCCTCATGGCCGAGGGGCTTTCCGAGTCCATCTTTGGGCTGATCCTCGAGGCCGCCCTGGAAACCCTTCCCACCGCCCAAGCAGGAAGCGTCACCGTTCTTAAAGAGGACGGCTGTTACCATTTCGTGGCGGCCAAGGGGTACAACCTGGATGCCCTGCGGCAAGTATGCCTACGCCCGGAGGAACCCCTCTCCCTCACCGGCCATCGGGAAGCCCAGGTTTTCACGTGGAAGGATCTAAAACGCTTTAACGCCCGCCTAGACGGGAAGAGGCGGAAGATTATGGAGGAGGCAGGAAGGGTGGATGAGATCCAGGCCATCCTCTCCGTACCCGTGTATCTGGGAGGGGAGCGCAAGGCCTTCTTGTACCTGGACAACTTTGAGCGGGAGGATGCCTTCTCCCCCTTGGACCTGGAGCTAGCCCAGGCCTTTGCCAGCCAGCTGGGCCTTTTCCTAAGGCGGCTTGAGCTGGAGGACCGAATCCAGCACTTGGCCTACCACGACCCCCTAACGGGCCTCCCCAACCGCCTTTTCTTCCTGGAGAAGTTAGCCCAGAGCCTCCGCAAGGAAGCCCGGCACCTTGCCATCCTGTACCTGGACCTGGACGGGCTCAAGCTGGTGAACGACCTGGAGGGGCACAGCGCCGGGGACGAGGTGCTAAGGGTCATGGCCGCCCGCTTCCGGGCCGCCCTCCGCCCCCGGGACCTGGTGGCCCGGCAAGGGGGGGATGAGTTTCTGGTCCTGGTCACCGGCATCAGGGAAGGCCGGGAAGCCCTCGCCATCGCCGAGCGGTTACTGGAGGTGGCCCGCCTACCTTGCCCCGTGGGGGAGCGGGTCTACCACCTCTCCACCTCCATCGGCATCGCCCTGGGGGAGGAAGGCCTCTCCCCCGGAGAGCTCCTGGCCCGGGCCGATATCGCCCTTTACCGGGCCAAAGGGGAAGGCAAGGACCGGCTGGCCTTCTTTGAACCCCATTGGCAAGAAGCCCTGCGGCGGGAAAACCATCTCCTAGAGGCGTTGCGGGAAGACCTAGAACGGGGCGAAGGGCTTTGGCTGGTCTACCAGCCCATCGTGGACCTGAGCACAGGGGAAACGGTGGCCCTCGAGGCCCTCCTGCGCTGGCGGCAGGCCCCGCCTTCCGAGCTCATCCCCCTGGCGGAGCGCCACCGCCTGATGCCGGAACTTGGCCGCTGGGTCCTGCACCAGGCCTGCCGGGAACAAGCCCTACACGGGCTTACGGTGCATGTGAACGTAAGCCCCCAAGAGCTCATGAACCCCTCCTACCCTTTTCAGGTGGCGGAGATCCTCGAGGAAACCGCCTGCCCGCCCAGCCGCCTGGTCCTGGAGATCACGGAAAGCTCCCTGATCCCCGACGAGCGAGGACGGGACGCCAACCGGGCCCTGCAGGCCCTCAGAAATCTGGGGGTGGGCATCTTCCTGGACGACTTCGGCTCGGGCTATTCCAGCCTGGAGCGCCTGGCCGAACTCCCCGTGAATGGGCTCAAGCTGGGCCAAGCCTTCACCCAGCGCCTGGGAAACCCTCCCGACCCCCAGAGCCCCACCGCCCGCCTGGTGGCGGCGGTGTTGGCCCTGGCCAAGGCCCTAGGCCTACAGGTAGTGGCCGAGGGGATAGAAAACGATGCGGTGTTGGCCTATCTGAGAGGTCTGGGTTTCCCCCTGGGCCAAGGGTACCTTCTTGGCCAACCCCGACGTATCTGA
- a CDS encoding diguanylate cyclase: MVLPYPVIALGSLLMGLLAGFLGYTDPYILPWFMILTAATASLHGLALGLLAAFFSAGVLLLFPGFNIMALALLLLSAWLAHGIGESLRRAHRRAKALAKGQRLLTEALEALPQAENREALLASLPERLAALGEGGHVGVWVPVERGFRLLSSIPPLALEEVPASGVLGRALQEAQPVHVPDVRQEPGYIAAPGLNVLSELALPLWERGQVVAILNLERPAPFAPEEVEGLTRFAQAVSLQLDRLADLEERRLLAELSLRLQSATTLREAAEKALALLLEALHLEAGFLWEEQGERMVALAYRGVEEPSLLEILRKGLPYGQGLAWEVYRGQSPLFTARYAEEPKAIPALKALGWRTMAALPIPSAKAPRSRRVMVVGQKEARLWRRAEVELLLLASRTLGLGLERLTEKAHHERVNQLFLELLDKPLDELYGRILEEAIRQVPGAEAGSLLVWEEGAYHYKAAFGYRLEDLQTVTFSQEEQLLWYRLGPKKAQKGEPRILSLEHEPIAVISHQTAPPEIMDTAGRAQEIQANLCLPIPYKGEVLAYLNLDNLHDPQAFGEDSLEAAHFFAAPLATLLHESRTRKLLEEAALTDPLTGLGNRRAFERFLQEELKRAERYGHPLSLAVLDLTGFKAVNDRLGHAVGDLALIKVAEALERERRNGDRLFRWGGDEFAAIFPHTPKRGAVSAVLRYAKAIQGLCFDGLCLGVNIGVASYPEDGSTPDALLSAADARMYQAKAQGQAVVA; this comes from the coding sequence ATGGTTTTGCCCTACCCCGTCATTGCCTTAGGCTCCCTTCTCATGGGCCTATTGGCAGGGTTTCTGGGCTACACCGATCCCTACATCCTCCCCTGGTTCATGATCCTCACCGCGGCCACCGCCAGCCTGCACGGGCTCGCTTTGGGATTGCTGGCGGCCTTCTTCTCGGCTGGGGTTCTCCTCCTCTTTCCCGGCTTCAACATCATGGCCCTGGCCCTTCTCCTCCTTTCCGCCTGGCTGGCCCACGGCATTGGGGAAAGCCTGAGAAGGGCCCACCGCCGGGCCAAGGCCCTAGCTAAGGGCCAAAGGCTCCTTACCGAGGCCCTCGAGGCCCTCCCCCAGGCGGAAAACCGGGAAGCCCTCCTTGCCTCCCTCCCCGAGCGCCTGGCCGCCTTGGGCGAAGGTGGGCACGTGGGGGTCTGGGTACCCGTAGAGCGCGGCTTCCGCCTTCTTTCCAGCATCCCCCCCTTGGCCCTTGAGGAGGTCCCGGCCAGCGGAGTCCTGGGCCGCGCCCTACAGGAAGCCCAGCCGGTTCACGTGCCCGACGTGCGCCAGGAGCCCGGCTATATCGCCGCCCCCGGCTTAAACGTCCTCTCGGAACTGGCCCTGCCCCTTTGGGAACGGGGCCAGGTAGTGGCCATCCTCAACCTGGAGCGCCCTGCCCCCTTCGCCCCGGAGGAAGTGGAGGGGCTTACCCGCTTTGCCCAGGCGGTAAGCCTCCAGCTGGACCGGCTTGCCGACCTGGAGGAGCGAAGGCTTCTGGCCGAGCTCTCCCTACGCCTACAAAGCGCCACCACCCTGAGGGAAGCCGCGGAAAAAGCCTTGGCCCTCCTCCTGGAGGCCCTCCACCTGGAGGCCGGTTTCCTTTGGGAGGAGCAGGGCGAGCGCATGGTGGCCCTGGCCTACCGGGGTGTAGAGGAACCCAGCCTCCTAGAGATCCTAAGAAAGGGCCTCCCCTACGGGCAGGGCCTGGCCTGGGAGGTTTACCGTGGGCAAAGCCCCCTCTTTACCGCCCGCTATGCCGAGGAGCCCAAGGCCATACCCGCCCTCAAGGCCCTGGGCTGGCGCACCATGGCCGCCTTGCCCATTCCCTCCGCCAAGGCCCCCCGGAGCCGCCGGGTTATGGTGGTAGGGCAAAAGGAAGCGCGCTTATGGCGAAGGGCTGAGGTGGAGCTCCTCCTCCTGGCCAGCCGCACCCTGGGCCTCGGCCTGGAGCGCCTTACGGAGAAAGCCCACCACGAGAGGGTAAACCAGCTTTTCCTAGAACTCTTAGATAAACCCTTGGATGAGCTTTATGGGCGCATCCTGGAAGAGGCTATCCGCCAGGTCCCAGGGGCAGAGGCCGGAAGCCTCTTGGTTTGGGAAGAGGGGGCTTACCATTACAAGGCGGCCTTCGGATATCGCCTGGAGGATCTTCAAACCGTGACCTTCAGCCAGGAGGAGCAACTGCTTTGGTACCGCCTGGGCCCCAAGAAGGCGCAAAAGGGGGAGCCCCGCATCCTCAGCCTTGAACACGAGCCCATCGCCGTCATCAGCCACCAGACCGCCCCGCCGGAAATTATGGACACCGCTGGCCGGGCTCAAGAAATCCAGGCCAACCTGTGCCTGCCGATCCCCTACAAAGGAGAGGTCTTGGCCTATTTAAACCTGGATAACCTCCACGATCCCCAGGCCTTCGGCGAAGACTCTTTGGAGGCCGCCCACTTCTTCGCCGCCCCCCTGGCCACCCTGCTCCACGAAAGCCGCACCCGAAAGCTCCTGGAGGAAGCCGCCCTCACCGACCCCCTTACGGGCCTGGGCAACCGCCGGGCCTTTGAGCGCTTCCTCCAGGAAGAGCTCAAACGGGCCGAGCGGTATGGCCATCCCCTTTCCCTAGCGGTCTTGGACCTAACGGGGTTCAAGGCGGTGAACGACCGGCTAGGGCATGCCGTGGGGGACCTGGCCCTTATCAAGGTGGCCGAGGCCCTAGAAAGGGAAAGGCGGAACGGGGACCGCCTTTTCCGCTGGGGCGGGGACGAGTTCGCCGCCATCTTCCCCCACACCCCCAAAAGGGGAGCCGTAAGCGCTGTCCTTCGTTACGCCAAAGCCATCCAGGGCCTTTGCTTTGACGGGCTCTGCCTGGGGGTGAACATCGGGGTGGCCAGCTACCCGGAAGACGGCAGCACCCCGGACGCCCTCCTTTCCGCCGCCGACGCCCGCATGTACCAGGCCAAGGCCCAGGGGCAGGCCGTGGTGGCTTGA